AGAGTAGAAACTTGAAGTACACAATTAAGGGGAGTGGTAGTCTGAAGGCTGAGGTCTCTGGATTGACTAAGGACAACTATCCTTGGAGGCATGCTGTGGACCTTGACAGCAGGAAATGTTCATGTGGTCAGTGGCATATTTCTGGGAAACCTTGCACCCATGCAATAGCCTTTATAGGTTCCCTTAGAGGAATTAAACttgaacactttgttcatgaatATTACTCAGTTCAACGGTTCAAGGCTACATATCACTTTGGGGTCAACCCAATGGTTGACAAGTCACAGTGGCCTATTGTTGATCCCGGGTTTGTAATGTTGCCTCCAAAGCTTGAAAGGTCTGCAGGTAGGCCAAGAGTGAAGGGGATCAAAAGTAAGGGTGAGCCAGGAAAAAGGAGTTCTTACCAATGCAAAAGATGCTTCCAGTTTGGGCATATTGAGAAGGGTTGTACTGAGCCACCTACTGATCTCACTGTTGAAATGCCACCAGCAGCCCCAAAAAATTCAAGGTAAATTGACCTACTCACTTTTTCTGTAATTTCATTTTTTCTTACGTATGGCTGATACGTTCCTCTTGTACagcaaaaggaaagaaaagggcAGTACATCTACCTCCAAAAAAGCTCCAAAAAAATCCAAGAAAGAATCTGCACCTTCTACTTCCTTAGTTGCAAAACCACCTGTTAGTCC
This sequence is a window from Panicum virgatum strain AP13 chromosome 7K, P.virgatum_v5, whole genome shotgun sequence. Protein-coding genes within it:
- the LOC120641998 gene encoding uncharacterized protein LOC120641998; this translates as MIMEKIDMRQRIANKLEGSILRSVKNKLNMKSRNLKYTIKGSGSLKAEVSGLTKDNYPWRHAVDLDSRKCSCGQWHISGKPCTHAIAFIGSLRGIKLEHFVHEYYSVQRFKATYHFGVNPMVDKSQWPIVDPGFVMLPPKLERSAGRPRVKGIKSKGEPGKRSSYQCKRCFQFGHIEKGCTEPPTDLTVEMPPAAPKNSSKRKEKGSTSTSKKAPKKSKKESAPSTSLVAKPPVSPGPTTRRMAASTCSPISPGPTTRSRAAADISPGGIARRLIIG